From the genome of Flavobacterium ovatum, one region includes:
- a CDS encoding HD domain-containing protein — protein MTEINKLKIFNDPIYGFITIPNTLIYDLIQHPYFQRLRRITQMGLSYLVYPGANHTRFHHALGCMHLMQKAVDVLRFKGVFISEEEKNALYIAILLHDIGHGPFSHTMEKTIVEEVHHEEISLLFMEHLNKEFEGQLDLAIQVFKGEYHRKFMLQLISSQLDMDRMDYLKRDSFYSGVAEGNVNSERLIQMMNVVDDVLVIEEKGIYSVEKFLMSRRLMYWQAYLHKTSLVAELILTKVLKRAKELTTKGIELPCSEPLMYFMQNRITLETFNSKNLDLFAQLDDFDVISALKAWQNNEDFILSTLSSMIINRDLLKIILSSEKPTITDLELLREKFAIENNISVQDTNYFIFKGKIKNQAYSMEAEPIRILKKDRSVEDVFESPDQLNLKSLSKSVTKYYICFPKQLEQIKI, from the coding sequence GTGACTGAAATTAATAAACTAAAAATATTTAATGACCCTATTTATGGGTTTATTACCATACCCAATACATTAATATACGACTTAATTCAGCACCCTTATTTTCAACGTTTGCGTCGAATTACCCAAATGGGCCTGTCTTATCTAGTGTATCCGGGAGCTAATCATACTCGTTTTCATCACGCTTTAGGCTGCATGCACTTGATGCAAAAAGCCGTAGATGTTTTGCGTTTTAAAGGAGTTTTTATTAGTGAAGAAGAGAAAAACGCTTTATATATCGCTATTTTACTTCATGACATTGGACACGGCCCTTTTTCACACACCATGGAAAAAACCATAGTCGAAGAAGTGCATCATGAAGAAATTTCTCTTTTATTCATGGAACATTTAAATAAGGAATTCGAAGGACAATTAGATTTAGCTATTCAGGTTTTCAAAGGAGAATATCACAGGAAGTTCATGCTACAATTGATTTCAAGTCAGTTGGATATGGATCGAATGGATTATCTAAAAAGAGATAGTTTTTATTCAGGTGTTGCAGAGGGCAATGTTAACTCAGAGCGTCTCATTCAGATGATGAATGTGGTTGATGATGTTTTAGTGATTGAAGAAAAAGGAATATATTCAGTTGAAAAGTTCTTGATGTCCAGACGATTAATGTACTGGCAAGCATATTTACATAAAACTAGTTTAGTTGCAGAGTTGATTTTGACCAAAGTATTAAAACGCGCCAAAGAGTTAACTACCAAAGGAATCGAATTACCTTGTAGCGAGCCATTGATGTATTTTATGCAAAATAGAATTACTCTTGAAACTTTCAATTCAAAAAATTTAGATTTATTTGCTCAATTGGATGATTTTGATGTAATTAGTGCCTTAAAAGCTTGGCAGAATAACGAGGATTTTATATTATCTACGTTGAGTAGTATGATTATTAATCGGGATTTATTAAAAATTATATTATCTAGCGAAAAACCTACTATTACTGATTTAGAGCTATTAAGGGAAAAGTTTGCTATTGAAAATAATATAAGCGTACAGGATACTAATTATTTTATTTTTAAGGGAAAAATAAAAAATCAAGCTTACAGTATGGAGGCAGAACCCATTCGAATATTAAAAAAAGACCGGTCCGTTGAAGACGTTTTTGAATCACCAGATCAGTTGAATTTAAAATCATTATCAAAATCAGTAACTAAATACTATATTTGTTTCCCAAAACAACTCGAACAAATAAAGATTTAA
- the lpxD gene encoding UDP-3-O-(3-hydroxymyristoyl)glucosamine N-acyltransferase, with protein MKFTAEQIAGILEGEVVGNPNAEVYQLSKIEEGKDGSLTFLSNPKYNSYIYTTEASITIVNKTFVPENEIKTTLIKVEDAYLSFTKLLEFYDQVKGQKDGIEQPSVISDSVTYGDNFYLGSFSYIGNNVKIGDDVKIYPNCYIGDNVKIGNNVTLYSGAKIYSETEIGNQCKIHSGTIIGSDGFGFAPNPDGSFKKIPQIGNVVIEDDVEIGSCTTIDRATMGSTIIRKGVKLDNQVQVAHNVEIGENTVIAAQTGIAGSTKIGKNAMIGGQVGIAGHLTIGNNVRIQAQSGVGRNIKDNEVLQGSPTFGYNDFSKSYVHFKNLPKIITELEELKKQILNTKNVNNG; from the coding sequence ATGAAATTTACAGCAGAACAAATAGCGGGTATTTTAGAAGGAGAAGTAGTTGGTAATCCGAATGCTGAAGTTTATCAATTATCTAAAATTGAAGAAGGTAAAGACGGTTCTTTAACTTTTTTATCCAATCCTAAATACAACAGTTATATATATACTACAGAAGCATCAATTACGATTGTTAATAAGACTTTTGTGCCTGAGAACGAAATTAAAACAACATTAATTAAAGTAGAGGACGCTTATCTTTCTTTCACAAAACTACTTGAGTTTTACGACCAAGTTAAGGGGCAAAAAGATGGTATTGAACAGCCCTCTGTGATTTCGGATAGTGTAACTTATGGAGATAATTTTTATTTAGGTAGTTTTAGTTATATTGGTAACAATGTAAAAATAGGGGATGATGTAAAAATTTACCCCAATTGTTATATAGGAGATAATGTAAAAATAGGGAACAACGTAACCTTATATTCAGGAGCTAAAATATACTCTGAAACAGAAATAGGCAATCAGTGTAAAATACATTCGGGAACTATTATTGGTTCTGATGGTTTTGGTTTTGCACCAAATCCTGATGGTTCTTTCAAGAAGATACCTCAAATAGGAAATGTAGTTATTGAAGATGATGTAGAAATAGGATCTTGCACTACTATTGATAGAGCAACTATGGGGTCTACTATTATTCGAAAAGGAGTAAAATTAGATAATCAGGTACAAGTAGCCCATAATGTCGAAATTGGTGAAAATACTGTAATTGCAGCACAAACGGGAATTGCAGGTTCTACAAAAATCGGCAAAAATGCAATGATTGGCGGACAAGTAGGTATTGCGGGGCATTTGACTATTGGAAACAATGTTCGCATTCAAGCACAATCAGGAGTTGGTAGAAATATAAAAGATAATGAGGTATTACAAGGTAGTCCTACTTTTGGATATAATGATTTTAGTAAATCGTATGTTCATTTCAAGAACTTACCTAAAATAATTACTGAATTAGAAGAGTTAAAGAAACAAATTTTAAACACAAAAAACGTAAACAATGGTTAA
- a CDS encoding efflux RND transporter permease subunit, whose protein sequence is MFSKFIDRPVLSTVISIIIVILGVLGLISLPVSQYPEIAPPTVSVSATYQGASAEVVMNSVVIPLEEQINGVEDMTYMTSTSNNDGSASINIYFKLGTNPDLAAVNVQNRVARAASLLPQEVTKAGVTTSKRQSDNILILSLYSENPEYDITFLQNYANINLIPKMKRVPGVGEAIIFGQRDYSMRIWLKPDVMGAYGLVPSDITALLAEQNIEAAPGQLGENADQSFQYTLKYKGRLQSTQEFEEIIVRSTPNGEVLKLSDVARIELGAVNYASNSYTNGNQSIAIAIAQTAGSNAQEVIEGSLKVLEQSSANFPKGVKYATLINANDFLEESITKVVHTLIEAFILVFLVVFVFLQDWRSTLIPAISVPVAIVGTFFFLSLFGFTINLLTLFALVLAVGIVVDDAIVVVEAVHAKMEAGENDPKKAAHSAMGDISGAIISITLVMAAVFIPVSFISGSAGVFYKQFGLTLAIAIVLSAINALTLSPALCAIFLKPHDKKTHSGFMDRFYTAFNVGFESTTSKYKRSVEFLVKRKWLAFLGIAVFAGIFVLLLNITPKAFVPSEDTGAILSDVSLAPGTSLERTEEILVQIQDKVKDMPEVKEVLRISGRSLISGTGSNYGMVILKLKPWADRKEANQEAGALVQELFKRAATIKDAKVLFFARPTLTGFGYSNGFEFQLQDQKGGTIQELNEVKNKFLADLNSRPEVKYAATNFSPNFPQYRIDLNVAAIKKSGLTVTDILGTMQGYYGGVYASNFNKFGKQYRVMYQSEPQFRSDPESLNKVMVRNNNGQMAPISQFVTLEKTFGPQAIDRFNLFTSVKVTGAPNEGFSSGDAIKAVEEVAAQSLPLGYGYEYSGMTREEISAGSQTLFIFLLCLVFVYFLLAAQYESYILPFAVLISLPIGLAGAYIFAFFFNISNNIYLQITLIMLIGLLAKNAILIVEFAADARRKGLSITQAAVQGSVARLRPILMTSFAFILGLLPLMLAQGAGAVGNKAIGTGAIGGMLIGTILGVFVVPILFIVFQTLQEKVSIKPLPVANETDVNTLEN, encoded by the coding sequence ATGTTTTCAAAATTCATTGACAGGCCCGTATTGTCAACGGTGATTTCTATTATCATTGTCATACTGGGAGTATTAGGATTGATCTCGCTTCCCGTTTCACAATATCCAGAAATAGCGCCACCTACAGTATCCGTTTCTGCAACTTACCAAGGAGCAAGTGCCGAAGTGGTAATGAACTCGGTAGTAATTCCATTAGAAGAACAAATTAATGGTGTAGAAGACATGACTTATATGACTTCTACTTCCAATAATGATGGTTCGGCATCGATAAACATTTATTTCAAATTGGGTACCAATCCCGATTTGGCGGCGGTAAATGTTCAAAACCGTGTTGCTCGTGCAGCTTCTTTGTTACCACAAGAAGTTACAAAAGCAGGGGTTACTACGTCAAAAAGACAAAGTGATAATATCTTGATTTTATCTTTATACAGTGAAAATCCTGAATATGATATTACTTTTCTTCAAAACTACGCCAACATAAACCTTATTCCGAAAATGAAGCGTGTACCAGGTGTTGGAGAAGCGATCATATTTGGACAAAGAGATTACTCGATGCGTATTTGGTTAAAACCAGACGTAATGGGAGCTTATGGTTTAGTACCGTCTGATATTACTGCTTTATTAGCAGAACAAAATATTGAGGCTGCTCCTGGACAATTAGGAGAAAATGCCGATCAATCTTTTCAATATACCTTAAAATACAAAGGGCGTTTACAAAGTACCCAAGAGTTTGAGGAAATCATTGTTCGCTCTACTCCAAATGGAGAAGTACTAAAATTAAGTGATGTTGCTCGAATTGAATTAGGAGCGGTAAACTACGCTAGTAATTCGTACACCAACGGAAATCAATCTATTGCGATTGCGATTGCACAAACAGCAGGTTCCAATGCGCAGGAAGTGATTGAAGGTTCATTGAAAGTATTAGAGCAGTCGTCTGCAAACTTTCCAAAAGGAGTAAAATATGCTACCTTAATTAATGCCAACGACTTCTTGGAAGAGTCGATTACCAAAGTGGTTCATACATTAATTGAAGCTTTTATATTGGTGTTTTTAGTAGTTTTCGTCTTTTTACAAGATTGGAGATCTACTTTGATTCCTGCTATCTCAGTACCCGTTGCTATTGTTGGAACGTTCTTTTTCCTAAGTTTGTTTGGCTTTACCATCAATTTATTGACACTTTTTGCCTTAGTACTCGCGGTCGGAATTGTAGTCGATGATGCCATTGTAGTCGTCGAAGCCGTGCATGCCAAAATGGAAGCTGGAGAAAACGATCCCAAAAAGGCGGCTCATAGCGCCATGGGTGATATTAGTGGTGCCATCATTTCGATAACCTTAGTAATGGCAGCGGTATTTATTCCGGTTTCGTTTATTAGTGGTTCGGCTGGGGTTTTCTACAAACAATTCGGATTAACATTGGCGATTGCCATTGTACTTTCTGCAATTAATGCCTTGACCTTATCCCCTGCTTTGTGTGCTATTTTCTTAAAACCTCATGATAAAAAGACGCATAGCGGATTTATGGACCGTTTTTATACGGCCTTTAACGTTGGTTTTGAAAGCACAACGTCGAAATACAAAAGATCGGTTGAATTTTTGGTAAAACGTAAATGGTTAGCATTCCTTGGAATTGCCGTTTTTGCTGGAATATTTGTTTTATTATTAAACATCACTCCAAAAGCCTTCGTACCTAGTGAAGATACTGGAGCAATCCTTTCAGATGTTTCATTGGCACCAGGAACTTCATTAGAAAGAACCGAAGAAATCTTGGTACAAATTCAAGATAAAGTAAAAGATATGCCAGAAGTAAAAGAAGTACTTCGTATCTCTGGACGTAGTTTGATTAGTGGAACTGGTAGTAACTACGGAATGGTTATTTTGAAATTAAAACCATGGGCAGATCGTAAAGAAGCCAATCAAGAAGCAGGTGCCTTAGTCCAAGAATTGTTCAAACGTGCTGCTACTATAAAAGATGCTAAAGTATTGTTTTTTGCTCGTCCTACTTTGACTGGTTTTGGTTATTCGAATGGTTTCGAATTCCAATTGCAAGATCAAAAAGGGGGAACGATTCAAGAACTAAACGAGGTGAAAAATAAATTCTTGGCAGACTTAAATAGTCGTCCAGAAGTGAAATATGCGGCAACGAACTTTTCACCAAATTTCCCTCAGTATCGAATTGATTTGAATGTGGCAGCGATCAAAAAATCGGGACTTACAGTGACCGATATTTTAGGAACCATGCAAGGATATTACGGTGGAGTTTATGCTTCCAATTTCAATAAATTCGGAAAACAATACCGTGTAATGTACCAATCAGAGCCTCAATTTAGAAGCGATCCAGAATCGTTGAATAAAGTAATGGTTCGAAATAATAACGGACAAATGGCGCCTATTTCGCAATTTGTTACACTAGAAAAAACTTTTGGACCTCAAGCAATTGATCGTTTCAACTTGTTTACTTCTGTTAAAGTTACGGGAGCGCCAAATGAAGGATTTAGTAGTGGAGATGCGATTAAAGCGGTTGAAGAAGTAGCTGCTCAAAGTTTACCACTTGGTTATGGATATGAGTACTCAGGAATGACCCGTGAGGAAATTAGCGCAGGTAGTCAAACCTTGTTCATTTTCTTATTGTGTTTAGTATTTGTTTATTTCTTACTAGCGGCACAATATGAGAGTTACATCTTGCCATTTGCAGTATTAATTTCGTTGCCAATTGGTTTAGCAGGAGCTTATATTTTTGCTTTTTTCTTTAATATTAGTAACAATATTTACCTCCAGATTACCTTAATCATGTTGATTGGTTTACTAGCCAAGAATGCGATTTTGATCGTAGAATTTGCTGCCGATGCACGTCGAAAAGGATTGAGCATTACCCAAGCAGCAGTGCAGGGTTCTGTAGCTCGTTTACGTCCTATTTTGATGACTTCATTTGCTTTTATCCTTGGTTTATTACCATTGATGTTGGCTCAAGGAGCAGGAGCTGTAGGAAACAAAGCGATTGGAACAGGAGCAATTGGCGGAATGTTAATCGGTACTATTTTGGGAGTATTCGTAGTTCCAATTTTGTTTATCGTTTTCCAAACGTTGCAAGAAAAGGTTTCGATCAAACCGTTACCGGTAGCTAATGAAACAGATGTTAATACTTTAGAAAATTAA
- a CDS encoding bifunctional UDP-3-O-[3-hydroxymyristoyl] N-acetylglucosamine deacetylase/3-hydroxyacyl-ACP dehydratase produces the protein MVKQKTINTEISLTGVGLHTGKEVSMTFKPAPVNNGFTFVRVDLEGHPVVEADANYVVNTQRGTNLEKLGVKIQTPEHVLAALVGCDLDNVIIELNASELPIMDGSSKYFVEALEKAGVEEQNAKRNVYVVKEVISFTDEESGSEILVMPSDSYSVTTMVDFGTKILGTQNATLKNMNDFKTEIANSRTFSFLHELESLLENGLIKGGDLNNAIVYVDKDISESTMEKLKVSFGKETLKVKPNGILDNLTLHYPNEAARHKLLDVVGDLALIGTRIQGKVIANKPGHFVNTQFAKKMAKIIKIEQRNFVPSFDLHAEPLMDIHKIMSVLPHRPPFLLIDRIIEMSENHVVGMKNVTMNENFFVGHFPEAPVMPGVLIVEAMAQTGGILVLSTVPDPENYLTYFMKMDNVKFKHKVLPGDTLLFKCDLITPIRRGICHMQANAYANGKLVAEAELMAQIALKPKH, from the coding sequence ATGGTTAAACAGAAGACCATCAACACAGAAATCTCCCTAACTGGGGTTGGATTACACACAGGTAAAGAAGTTAGTATGACTTTCAAACCTGCTCCAGTAAATAATGGTTTTACTTTTGTAAGAGTTGATTTAGAGGGACATCCTGTTGTTGAAGCAGATGCAAATTATGTTGTTAATACACAAAGAGGGACTAATTTAGAAAAATTAGGTGTCAAAATTCAAACCCCTGAGCATGTTTTAGCGGCACTAGTCGGATGTGATTTAGACAATGTTATCATTGAGCTAAATGCTTCAGAATTACCTATAATGGATGGTTCATCTAAATATTTTGTTGAAGCTCTTGAAAAAGCAGGAGTTGAAGAACAAAATGCTAAACGAAACGTTTATGTAGTCAAAGAAGTAATTTCATTTACCGACGAAGAGTCTGGAAGTGAAATTCTTGTGATGCCTAGTGATTCCTACAGTGTAACTACTATGGTGGATTTTGGTACTAAAATCTTAGGTACTCAAAATGCTACGCTAAAAAACATGAATGATTTCAAAACGGAAATCGCAAATTCTAGAACTTTTAGCTTCCTGCATGAATTAGAATCATTATTAGAAAATGGTTTGATTAAAGGAGGTGACTTAAATAATGCTATCGTTTATGTTGACAAAGACATATCTGAAAGTACTATGGAAAAATTGAAAGTATCTTTTGGTAAAGAAACTTTGAAAGTAAAACCAAATGGGATATTAGACAATCTTACTTTGCACTATCCAAACGAAGCAGCTAGGCATAAATTGCTTGATGTAGTAGGAGATTTGGCTTTGATTGGAACTAGAATCCAAGGAAAAGTTATTGCTAATAAACCAGGACATTTTGTAAATACCCAATTTGCTAAAAAAATGGCAAAAATCATAAAAATAGAACAACGTAATTTTGTTCCCTCTTTTGATTTACATGCAGAGCCATTAATGGATATTCATAAAATCATGTCGGTTTTACCTCATAGACCTCCATTTTTATTGATTGATCGAATCATCGAAATGTCAGAAAACCATGTGGTAGGGATGAAAAACGTAACTATGAATGAAAATTTCTTTGTAGGACACTTTCCAGAAGCACCAGTAATGCCTGGAGTATTAATCGTTGAAGCGATGGCACAAACAGGAGGGATTCTTGTTTTAAGTACTGTTCCAGATCCAGAAAATTATTTGACTTATTTCATGAAAATGGATAATGTAAAATTCAAACACAAAGTATTACCAGGGGATACCTTGTTATTCAAATGTGATTTGATTACACCTATTCGTAGAGGAATTTGTCACATGCAGGCTAATGCGTATGCTAATGGAAAATTAGTAGCAGAGGCTGAGTTAATGGCTCAAATTGCTCTAAAACCAAAACACTAA
- a CDS encoding UDP-3-O-(3-hydroxymyristoyl)glucosamine N-acyltransferase, with translation MKFPKGHTLEEIANLLQCEFVGAKDFPVLGMNEIHVVESGDIVFVDHPKYYDKALNSAATIVLINKIVDCPNGKTLLISDDPFRDFNKLTNHFKPFRYSSTSIAASAKIGEGTIIQPNVFIGNNVVIGDNCLIHSNVSIYDHTVIGNNVIIHAGTILGADAFYYKKRESGFDQLVSGGRVVIKDNVGIGALCTIDKGVTGDTTIGEGTKIDNQVHVGHDTVIGEKCLIASQTGIAGCVIIEDEVTLWGQVGTTSGITIGAKAVIMGQTGVTKSVVGGKSYFGTPIQESREQLKQLANLKKIPEILTKLR, from the coding sequence ATGAAGTTTCCAAAAGGACATACTTTAGAAGAAATTGCAAATTTGCTTCAATGCGAATTTGTTGGAGCAAAGGACTTTCCTGTTCTAGGCATGAACGAAATTCATGTGGTTGAATCTGGAGATATTGTTTTTGTGGATCATCCTAAATATTACGACAAAGCACTTAATTCGGCTGCTACTATTGTATTGATTAATAAAATTGTAGATTGTCCAAATGGAAAAACACTTTTAATCTCTGATGATCCATTTAGAGACTTTAATAAGTTAACCAATCACTTCAAACCTTTTCGATATTCTTCCACTTCCATTGCTGCTTCGGCAAAAATAGGTGAAGGAACTATTATTCAACCCAATGTTTTCATTGGAAATAATGTTGTTATAGGTGATAATTGTCTGATTCACTCAAATGTTTCAATTTATGACCATACCGTTATTGGAAATAATGTAATTATTCATGCGGGAACTATTTTAGGAGCTGATGCTTTTTATTATAAAAAAAGAGAATCAGGTTTTGACCAATTGGTTTCTGGAGGAAGAGTAGTTATCAAGGATAACGTAGGCATTGGTGCGCTTTGTACCATTGACAAAGGAGTTACTGGAGATACTACTATTGGAGAAGGAACTAAAATAGACAATCAAGTTCACGTTGGACACGATACCGTTATTGGTGAAAAATGTTTAATTGCTTCACAAACTGGTATTGCAGGTTGTGTGATAATTGAAGATGAAGTAACACTTTGGGGACAAGTAGGAACCACTAGTGGAATTACCATAGGAGCTAAAGCCGTTATCATGGGGCAAACGGGTGTTACAAAATCTGTTGTAGGTGGTAAATCCTATTTTGGGACACCAATTCAAGAATCAAGAGAACAACTTAAACAGTTAGCAAATCTTAAAAAAATCCCTGAAATCTTAACCAAATTACGATAG
- the lpxA gene encoding acyl-ACP--UDP-N-acetylglucosamine O-acyltransferase produces the protein MNQPLAYVHPGAKIAKNVVIEPFTTIHNNVIIGDGTWIGSNVTIMEGARIGKNCNIFPGAVISAVPQDLKFGGEDSLAIIGDNCTIRECVTINRGTIASGQTTIGNNCLIMATAHIAHDCHIGDNAIIVNGVLLGGHVTVGNYAVIGGLSAVHQFISIGAHSMISGGSLLRKDVPPYTKAAKEPLSYVGINSVGLRRRGFTTEKIREIQDIYRILYQKNYNTTQAIGIIEAEMEATPERDEILDFIRNSSRGVMKGYTSSTS, from the coding sequence ATGAATCAACCATTAGCTTATGTTCATCCAGGTGCAAAAATCGCAAAAAATGTGGTTATAGAACCTTTTACAACCATCCATAATAATGTTATTATTGGTGATGGTACTTGGATTGGATCCAATGTAACCATTATGGAAGGTGCTAGAATTGGTAAAAATTGCAACATCTTTCCAGGTGCCGTTATTTCTGCTGTTCCTCAAGATTTAAAGTTTGGTGGAGAAGATTCTCTAGCCATTATAGGTGATAATTGTACTATCAGAGAATGTGTTACAATCAATAGAGGTACAATTGCTTCAGGGCAAACTACCATTGGAAACAACTGTTTGATTATGGCAACTGCCCATATTGCACACGATTGCCACATTGGAGACAATGCAATTATCGTTAATGGAGTTTTATTAGGAGGTCATGTTACAGTAGGTAATTACGCGGTAATTGGTGGATTATCGGCCGTACATCAATTTATTAGTATTGGAGCTCATTCTATGATTTCAGGAGGTTCTTTATTAAGAAAGGACGTTCCTCCATATACCAAAGCTGCTAAAGAACCATTATCTTACGTAGGAATCAATTCTGTTGGATTGAGAAGAAGAGGATTTACCACTGAAAAAATCAGAGAAATTCAAGATATTTATCGCATTCTTTACCAAAAAAATTACAATACTACACAAGCAATCGGTATCATTGAAGCAGAAATGGAAGCGACTCCAGAACGTGATGAAATTTTAGATTTTATTAGAAACTCATCAAGAGGAGTGATGAAAGGATATACAAGTAGTACTTCGTAA
- the efp gene encoding elongation factor P, which yields MASTSDIKNGLCIKYNNDIYKIIEFLHVKPGKGPAFVRTKLRSLSNGKVLDNTFSAGHKIEEVRVENHKFQYLYPEGDLFHFMNVESFEQISLNKNILDSPDLLKEGESVMVSINTETELPLSVDMPSSVVLEVTYAEPGIKGNTATNATKSATVETGASVNVPLFINEGDKIKIDTASGNYMERVKE from the coding sequence ATGGCATCTACATCAGATATTAAAAACGGATTGTGTATAAAATACAATAATGATATTTATAAAATAATCGAATTTCTTCATGTTAAACCGGGGAAAGGACCTGCTTTTGTTCGTACAAAACTTAGAAGTTTATCAAATGGTAAAGTTTTAGACAATACTTTTTCGGCTGGACACAAAATCGAAGAAGTTCGTGTTGAAAACCATAAATTTCAATATTTATATCCAGAAGGTGATTTATTCCATTTTATGAATGTAGAATCTTTCGAACAAATTTCTTTGAATAAAAACATATTAGATTCTCCTGATTTATTAAAGGAAGGTGAAAGTGTAATGGTGAGTATCAATACTGAAACCGAATTACCTCTTTCTGTAGATATGCCTTCATCAGTGGTACTTGAAGTAACTTATGCAGAACCTGGAATTAAAGGGAATACAGCTACAAATGCAACAAAATCAGCAACTGTAGAAACGGGTGCTTCTGTAAACGTTCCTTTATTTATTAATGAAGGTGATAAAATTAAAATTGACACCGCTTCAGGTAATTACATGGAGCGTGTAAAAGAGTAG
- a CDS encoding efflux RND transporter periplasmic adaptor subunit yields MKKISLTIISLVLLVACGKKNEAPKAPPIMPYKVVEVAASSTTLLAEYPATLEGITDIDIRAKVDGYIEKIYVQEGQEVRKGQLLFKLETQTANQEASAAKAKVTAAQVEVNRLKPLVERNIISDVQLATAKANLASANSTYQGIVAKINYASIKSPVNGIVGTLPLRIGSYVSSQTAEPLTRISDVSTIYAYFSVNEKQQLDIMMNAAGTTFQDKISKMQKVNLILSNGMEYEQKGKIETFSGQANTQTGSFNVRASFPNANKLLRSGGSGTIQIPTDLKDVILIPQNATLELQDKRVVLIADKDNKVKAIPVVVRAVPGGQFFVVDKGLNIKDKILIEGVGIVAEGTEIKPELVNYATIINPEKKAIN; encoded by the coding sequence ATGAAGAAAATTTCATTAACCATTATAAGTTTAGTACTCCTAGTAGCTTGTGGAAAGAAAAACGAAGCACCTAAAGCGCCTCCAATTATGCCTTATAAAGTAGTGGAAGTCGCAGCATCTAGCACTACTCTACTAGCTGAATATCCAGCTACATTAGAAGGAATTACAGATATTGACATACGTGCAAAAGTAGACGGTTATATCGAGAAAATATATGTTCAAGAAGGTCAAGAAGTTCGAAAAGGACAACTACTTTTTAAACTAGAAACTCAAACTGCGAATCAAGAAGCGAGTGCGGCCAAAGCAAAAGTGACTGCTGCACAAGTAGAAGTTAATCGTTTGAAGCCATTAGTAGAGCGCAATATCATTAGTGATGTGCAATTGGCAACCGCTAAAGCAAATTTAGCAAGTGCAAACAGTACGTATCAAGGAATTGTTGCTAAGATCAATTATGCATCTATCAAAAGTCCTGTAAACGGAATTGTGGGAACATTGCCTTTGCGAATTGGTAGTTATGTAAGCAGTCAAACGGCTGAACCATTAACTCGTATTTCAGATGTTAGTACCATTTATGCTTATTTTTCTGTGAATGAAAAGCAACAGTTGGACATTATGATGAATGCTGCAGGAACTACTTTTCAAGATAAAATTTCCAAAATGCAAAAGGTAAACTTAATCCTAAGCAACGGAATGGAATACGAGCAAAAAGGTAAAATTGAAACTTTTAGTGGTCAAGCGAATACTCAAACCGGTTCGTTTAATGTAAGAGCCAGTTTTCCTAACGCTAACAAATTATTGCGTTCTGGAGGAAGTGGAACGATTCAAATTCCTACTGATTTAAAAGATGTGATTTTGATTCCACAAAATGCAACTTTGGAGTTACAAGACAAACGTGTCGTTCTAATTGCCGATAAAGACAACAAAGTAAAAGCCATTCCTGTAGTGGTTCGTGCAGTACCTGGAGGACAATTTTTTGTAGTTGATAAAGGATTAAATATAAAAGATAAAATTTTGATAGAAGGAGTTGGAATTGTTGCTGAGGGCACTGAAATCAAACCAGAATTAGTGAATTATGCTACTATAATCAATCCAGAAAAAAAAGCAATTAACTAA